A window of Pristis pectinata isolate sPriPec2 chromosome 33, sPriPec2.1.pri, whole genome shotgun sequence contains these coding sequences:
- the LOC127585649 gene encoding protein phosphatase 1 regulatory subunit 15B-like: MGRSTVRSETLAMGGGRWTGADRSSSYSGHLGMEMLKMVPSSPYDGPSLEKDYLLLWISGVWWKLLEVCLFLLKELFSTSSVHYGLTEMMRKRNIYHQPHCQVGNTMGNKDMELKCNRNCLGPLQCSAGVHPDLLPHYILPGDNLPVAKGKSSAGSDCQMDTLLESQSEMTFSCTNPLILAMIQPDMEENAQSLDWEDEQLPSDWLSDSEENIDDAESSDWSTDDDSCDESDSHLWDSFFQNDPYNPLNFSAATGQRDLTCKTDTYEEDSSMVQFESEESDQMWDSFFQNTDPLNPSNFSACTTTCASSNQGVKEGACSTELSKEGLSETPGLCFNTDLSNGMEQPAPTSKQESSENQRTVKKVRFCPVVEVHRMIVWDFAYRAARKGPWEQHARDRSRFQRRIADTEAAIGFCLDQEHRCAVWTKLYGNSTARVSSDPELGYTDEHIWGTKTQC; this comes from the exons ATGGGCAGAAGCACCGTGAGATCAGAAACACTCGCAATGGGCGGAGGCCGCTGGACGGGGGCTGATCGCAGCAGCAG TTATTCTGGGCACCTTGGCATGGAGATGCTTAAAATGGTTCCATCTTCACCCTACGATGGACCTTCCCTGGAGAAGGACTACCTTCTGCTGTGGATTTCTGGTGTGTGGTGGAAACTTTTGGAGGTCTGCCTGTTCCTGCTCAAGGAACTCTTTTCCACAAGCAGTGTGCATTATGGGCTAACAGAAATGATGAGGAAGAGAAACATTTACCACCAACCACACTGCCAGGTGGGCAACACCATGGGGAATAAGGACATGGAATTAAAATGCAACAGGAATTGTCTGGGCCCATTGCAGTGCAGTGCTGGTGTTCACCCTGATTTGCTGCCCCATTACATTCTACCTGGAGACAACTTGCCAGTGGCTAAAGGGAAATCATCAGCTGGAAGTGACTGCCAGATGGATACTCTGCTTGAAAGCCAAAGTGAAATGACATTCAGTTGTACAAATCCACTCATTCTCGCCATGATCCAGCCAGACATGGAAGAGAATGCCCAGTCACTGGACTGGGAAGATGAACAACTTCCTTCTGATTGGCTTAGTGACTCAGAGGAGAACATAGATGATGCAGAGTCCAGTGACTGGTCCACTGATGATGATTCATGTGATGAAAGTGACTCTCATCTATGGGACTCCTTTTTTCAAAATGACCCCTACAATCCTTTGAATTTTTCAGCAGCTACTGGGCAACGAGACCTGACTTGCAAGACTGATACATATGAAGAGGATTCTTCCATGGTTCAGTTTGAATCTGAAGAGTCTGACCAGATGTGGGACTCGTTCTTTCAAAACACTGATCCTTTAAACCCATCGAACTTCTCTGCTTGCACCACCACCTGTGCATCCAGTAACCAAGGAGTGAAGGAAGGAGCCTGCAGCACTGAGCTGTCAAAGGAAGGACTATCAGAGACCCCTGGTCTGTGCTTCAACACTGACCTCTCTAATGGCATGGAGCAGCCTGCACCAACCTCGAAGCAAGAAAGCAGTGAGAACCAGAGAACGGTCAAAAAG GTCCGATTCTGTCCTGTGGTTGAAGTTCACCGGATGATTGTGTGGGATTTTGCCTATCGAGCTGCTCGTAAGGGTCCCTGGGAACAGCATGCACGAGATCGAAGTAGGTTCCAGCGTCGCATTGCTGATACTGAGGCAGCAATTGGCTTCTGTTTGGATCAGGAGCACAGGTGTGCTGTGTGGACAAAGCTTTATGGCAATTCAACTGCAAGAGTCAGTTCAGACCCTGAGCTGGGATACACAGACGAGCACATCTGGGGAACAAAAACACAATGCTGA
- the LOC127585630 gene encoding nucleobindin-2-like yields MELWCLIAGLIVSVVAVPIDRSKKTDEKQIKPESPDTGLYYDRYLREVIDVLENDPHFREKLQTADVEDIKSGKLSTELDFVSHHIRTKLDELKRQEVSRLRMLIKAKMDAEQGENVQIDHLNLLKQIEHLDPKNAHTFEARDLELLIQAATKDLEHYDQAHHEEFKRYEMLKEHERREYLKSLDEEKRKAEEARFQQMKQKHKEHPKVNVPGSRDQLKEVWEETDGLDPNEFNPKTFFKLHDTNSDGVLDEQELEALFTKELEKVYDPKNEEDDMIEMEEERLRMREHVMNEVDTNKDRLVTLDEFLKSTEKKEFLEPEEWETLDETQIYTEEELRQYERELAEQEAEIAQKVDQLRREHEDLQRRQSELDAQKKEYQQALQQMEQKKSQQKGKAPPSGPGGELKFQPPDAPADVRAPVNEPAQVQPEVERVDHAPGHQGNQPLPPGHQADQPLPPGHQADQPLPPDHRENQPAPAAHVPVEKQPEAAVAL; encoded by the exons GACACAGGCTTGTATTATGATCGTTACCTCCGTGAAGTGATCGATGTCCTGGAGAATGACCCCCACTTCCGTGAGAAGTTGCAGACAGCCGATGTGGAAGATATTAAG AGTGGAAAGCTGAGCACGGAGTTGGATTTTGTCAGTCACCACATCCGAACCAAGCTGGATGAGCTGAAGCGGCAGGAGGTGTCCAGACTGCGGATGCTGATCAAGGCAAAGATGGACGCCGAGCAGGGAGAGA ATGTGCAGATCGATCACCTAAACCTACTGAAGCAGATTGAACATCTGGATCCGAAGAATGCCCACACCTTTGAAGCTCGAGACTTGGAGCTGCTGATCCAAGCG GCCACCAAGGATCTGGAGCACTATGACCAAGCCCACCACGAGGAGTTCAAACGGTACGAGATGTTGAAGGAGCATGAGAGGCGGGAGTATCTTAAATCGCTGGACGAGGAGAAGCGCAAAGCAGAGGAGGCCCGGTTCCAGCAGATGAAGCAGAAGCACAAGGAACATCCGAAAGTCAATGTGCCG GGAAGCCGGGACCAGCTGaaggaggtgtgggaggaaacggatGGCCTCGACCCCAATGAGTTCAATCCAAAGACTTTCTTCAAGCTGCATG ATACTAACAGCGACGGTGTGTTGGATGAACAAGAGCTTGAAGCTCTGTTTACAAAAGAG ctggagaAAGTTTACGATCCCAAAAACGAGGAGGACGACATGATAGAGATGGAAGAGGAGCGGCTGCGGATGAGGGAGCACGTGATGAATGAG GTTGACACCAACAAAGATCGGTTGGTCACCCTGGATGAATTCCTGAAATCAACAGAGAAGAAAGAGTTCCTGGAGCCAGAGGAGTGGGAG ACACTGGATGAGACCCAGATCTACACGGAGGAGGAGCTGCGGCAGTACGAGCGCGAACTCGCTGAGCAGGAGGCTGAGATTGCCCAGAAGGTGGACCAGCTGAGGAGAGAACACGAGGACCTGCAGCGGAGGCAAAGCGAACTGGACGCCCAGAAGAAAGAATATCAACAG GCCCTGCAGCAGATGGAGCAGAAGAAATCCCAGCAGAAAGGCAAAGCCCCCCCTTCCGGTCCAGGAGGAGAGCTGAAATTCCAACCCCCTGACGCACCTGCAG ATGTCCGAGCTCCAGTCAATGAACCAGCACAGGTACAGCCTGAGGTAGAGAGAGTTGACCATGCACCTGGGCACCAGGGTAACCAACCACTGCCACCTGGGCACCAGGCTGACCAACCACTGCCGCCTGGGCACCAGGCTGACCAACCACTGCCACCGGATCACAGAGAAAACCAACCAGCACCAGCTGCTCATGTTCCGGTGGAGAAGCAACCAGAAGCAGCCGTGGCATTATAG